The nucleotide window CCGAGACGACAGCGATCACAATACCGAGTGAGATAAAGATGATCGGGATGGCGTGTCCTTTCTGATCCATATGCATAAAGGTGAATAGTTGGAGAACCACTTGGATGCAGGCGAAAAAGACGATCACAGGAACAACGATCGCCATCGGAAGCAGTTTCATTCCCACAGCGATAAATGATGCCGCGGTCAGCACCATCATCCAAATGAATGACCAAACGTGTTTACGTGCACTCTCGTGTCTGCTGGCGCGCGTCTGACCCTTTAGCTGCGCTTGCGGTTTCACTTTGCCCCTCTCCCCTCTCCAAGCATAAGTGTTATGTTTACACCCACACATTTATCCTATTAGTTAAAATCATCAGATTATTCTATAGTTATTATATGGGTTGCACTTCGCAAATGGCAATACTTCCTTTCACATTTTGGACAAAAATAGAAGGGCGCATGATTGCGCCCTCAGTTTGTTGGCAATATTCACGGTCTCCGATATCCCGTCTCCGCTCCGTAGCAACAG belongs to Polycladomyces subterraneus and includes:
- a CDS encoding cytochrome C oxidase subunit IV family protein — translated: MKPQAQLKGQTRASRHESARKHVWSFIWMMVLTAASFIAVGMKLLPMAIVVPVIVFFACIQVVLQLFTFMHMDQKGHAIPIIFISLGIVIAVVSVIGLQLL